The proteins below come from a single Rhizobium tropici CIAT 899 genomic window:
- a CDS encoding GNAT family N-acetyltransferase: MATTGADTSLMHAQTTINKLPLVRRLEAVGFRAWPASSVQYDGSWQIRLTAGHPSKRLNSVVPLDPSDHRDLEIRLAKAQRKFEAYGRPMVVRETPLASPKLIDLLRERGWTCFDETIVMTANLVDLELPDMLDHLPSHDVGRYVDASLLVDGADPALKPALAEVVSSIKPPSGLFVIENDDAGPVATTLCVQDNDLAGIMSVAVSVQHRRKGLGAEILTSALRWARMRSAKTAWLQVGADNAPALALYLRFGFREAYRYCYWQPPGAA; the protein is encoded by the coding sequence ATGGCGACTACCGGAGCTGATACCTCGCTGATGCATGCGCAGACCACGATAAACAAGCTGCCGCTGGTGCGCAGGCTGGAAGCCGTCGGCTTCCGGGCCTGGCCTGCCTCGTCGGTGCAATATGATGGCAGCTGGCAGATCCGGCTAACGGCGGGTCATCCGTCGAAGCGGCTGAATTCTGTCGTGCCGCTCGATCCCTCCGATCATCGCGATCTCGAAATCCGGCTGGCAAAAGCGCAGCGCAAGTTCGAGGCCTATGGCAGGCCGATGGTGGTGCGTGAGACCCCTCTTGCCTCGCCGAAGCTCATCGATCTCCTTCGGGAGCGCGGCTGGACGTGCTTCGACGAGACGATCGTCATGACCGCCAATCTCGTCGATCTCGAACTGCCTGACATGCTGGATCATCTGCCGAGCCACGATGTCGGCCGCTATGTTGATGCCAGCCTGCTGGTTGATGGGGCTGATCCCGCCCTGAAGCCAGCGCTGGCGGAGGTGGTGAGCAGCATCAAGCCGCCATCGGGACTCTTCGTCATCGAAAATGACGATGCCGGACCGGTGGCGACCACGCTGTGCGTGCAGGACAATGATCTTGCCGGCATCATGTCTGTCGCCGTTTCCGTACAGCATCGGCGCAAGGGTCTAGGAGCCGAGATTCTGACATCGGCGCTTCGCTGGGCGCGCATGCGCAGCGCCAAGACTGCCTGGCTTCAGGTCGGCGCCGACAATGCTCCGGCTCTGGCGCTCTATCTCCGCTTCGGCTTCCGCGAAGCCTATCGCTACTGCTATTGGCAACCGCCGGGGGCTGCATGA
- the argJ gene encoding bifunctional glutamate N-acetyltransferase/amino-acid acetyltransferase ArgJ, translating to MSGSVSPLAPKTFTAMPALRGVRMTTASAGIKYKNRTDVLLMVFDKPAAVAGVFTRSKCPSAPVDFCRKNLAHGSARAVVVNSGNANAFTGLKGRQATELTAKSAAAAVGCGENEVYLASTGVIGEPLDATKFAGVLDTMAKDATSDFWFEAAKAIMTTDTYPKVATRTAEIGGVKVTINGIAKGAGMIAPDMATMLSFVVTDADISSAALQTLLSDGVGPSFNSMTVDSDTSTSDTLMLFATGAAAADGQAHIDRADDQKLAGFRVALNELLRDLAIQVVRDGEGATKMLEITVTGAENDAAAKRIALSIANSPLVKTAAAGEDANWGRVVMAVGKAGEMADRDKLAIWFGDVRVAVNGERDASYSEDAASNVMKQQDIPVKVDLGLGNGRATVWTCDLTKEYVAINGDYRS from the coding sequence ATGTCCGGTTCCGTTTCTCCGCTCGCTCCCAAAACCTTCACAGCCATGCCCGCCCTTCGCGGCGTGCGCATGACCACGGCATCCGCCGGCATCAAATACAAGAACCGAACCGACGTCCTGTTGATGGTCTTCGACAAGCCGGCCGCCGTTGCCGGCGTCTTTACGCGTTCGAAGTGCCCTTCGGCTCCGGTCGATTTTTGCCGCAAGAACCTGGCACACGGCAGCGCGCGCGCCGTCGTCGTCAATTCCGGCAATGCCAATGCCTTCACCGGCCTGAAGGGACGCCAGGCGACGGAACTGACCGCCAAATCCGCGGCGGCTGCCGTCGGCTGCGGTGAAAACGAAGTCTATCTTGCCTCCACCGGCGTCATCGGCGAGCCGCTTGACGCCACCAAGTTTGCCGGCGTGCTCGACACGATGGCGAAGGATGCGACAAGTGATTTCTGGTTCGAGGCCGCCAAGGCGATCATGACCACGGACACCTATCCCAAGGTCGCGACCCGTACCGCCGAGATCGGCGGCGTCAAGGTCACCATCAACGGTATTGCCAAGGGCGCCGGCATGATTGCGCCCGACATGGCGACGATGCTCTCCTTCGTGGTCACCGATGCCGATATTTCTTCTGCCGCGTTGCAGACGCTGCTGTCCGATGGCGTCGGCCCGAGCTTCAACTCCATGACCGTCGATAGCGATACTTCGACCTCGGACACGCTGATGCTCTTTGCCACTGGCGCCGCAGCTGCCGACGGGCAGGCGCATATCGATCGCGCCGACGATCAGAAGCTCGCCGGTTTCCGCGTGGCACTCAATGAGCTGCTGAGGGATCTTGCCATCCAGGTCGTGCGTGATGGCGAAGGCGCGACCAAGATGCTCGAAATCACCGTGACGGGCGCCGAAAATGACGCGGCTGCCAAGCGCATCGCCCTTTCGATCGCCAATTCGCCGCTGGTCAAGACCGCGGCCGCCGGCGAAGACGCCAATTGGGGCCGCGTCGTGATGGCCGTCGGCAAGGCCGGCGAAATGGCGGATCGCGACAAGCTCGCCATCTGGTTCGGCGATGTCCGCGTTGCCGTCAACGGCGAGCGTGACGCTTCCTATTCGGAAGACGCCGCCTCGAATGTCATGAAGCAGCAGGATATTCCCGTGAAGGTCGATCTCGGCCTCGGCAATGGCCGCGCAACGGTCTGGACCTGCGACCTCACCAAGGAATATGTTGCCATCAATGGCGACTACCGGAGCTGA
- a CDS encoding peptidylprolyl isomerase, with protein sequence MLKYNKLAAVAFATIVTFQAPVFAADAKDPVVAKVGDVEIHQSELDLAIANLDPQLGQLPDDQKKVAALSASVDVKLLSQKAAAEKLDQTPDFQAHMAYMRDRELHNAFFKAHVADAIKDDEVKARYDKEVAALPKQEEVHARHILVKTEDEAKAIIKELDAGKDFAALAKEKSTDPNKADGGDLGYFGHGRMVKEFEDAAFALPVGTYTKTPVKTDFGWHIIKVEDKRNAPPPPFDQVKDQVRQLVMRDKYLELLNKAKQDTKVVINDPALSKAYEDAQKQQDAAPADDAVAPADGAAAPDAQPQQ encoded by the coding sequence ATGTTGAAGTATAACAAGCTTGCTGCGGTTGCTTTCGCGACAATCGTTACCTTCCAGGCTCCGGTCTTCGCGGCCGATGCCAAGGATCCCGTTGTCGCCAAGGTCGGCGATGTCGAAATCCATCAATCCGAACTCGATCTCGCGATCGCCAATCTCGATCCGCAGCTTGGCCAGCTTCCGGATGACCAGAAGAAGGTCGCGGCACTTTCGGCCTCGGTCGATGTGAAGCTTCTGTCGCAGAAGGCCGCTGCCGAGAAGCTCGACCAGACGCCGGATTTCCAGGCTCATATGGCCTATATGCGCGACCGCGAGCTGCACAATGCTTTCTTCAAGGCGCATGTCGCCGACGCCATCAAGGATGATGAAGTCAAGGCCCGCTACGACAAGGAAGTCGCAGCCCTGCCGAAGCAGGAAGAAGTTCATGCCCGCCACATTCTCGTGAAGACCGAGGATGAAGCCAAGGCGATCATCAAGGAACTCGATGCCGGCAAGGATTTTGCCGCACTTGCCAAGGAAAAGTCGACCGACCCGAACAAGGCTGACGGCGGCGATCTCGGTTATTTCGGCCACGGCCGTATGGTCAAGGAATTCGAAGACGCGGCTTTCGCGCTGCCGGTCGGCACCTATACGAAGACCCCGGTCAAGACCGATTTCGGCTGGCACATCATCAAGGTCGAGGACAAGCGCAATGCTCCTCCTCCGCCGTTCGATCAAGTCAAGGATCAGGTTCGTCAGCTCGTCATGCGCGACAAGTATCTTGAGCTTCTGAACAAGGCCAAGCAGGATACCAAGGTCGTCATCAACGACCCGGCGCTCAGCAAGGCCTATGAGGATGCGCAGAAGCAGCAGGACGCGGCACCGGCCGATGACGCCGTTGCGCCTGCTGATGGTGCAGCGGCGCCCGACGCGCAGCCGCAGCAGTAA